Part of the Natronogracilivirga saccharolytica genome is shown below.
CGGATTACTGTCCACATCGACCTTGCCAACTTTGAGCTTTCCTTCGTAGTCACCGGCCAGCTCTTCAACTACCGGTCCTACCATGCGGCAGGGTCCGCACCATTCGGCCCAGAAATCCACCAGCACCGGCTGGTCTGATTGCAGTACTTCGCTATTGAAATTGCTGTCTGTTAATTCAACTGGTTTTGACATAATATTTGAGATTTTAATGAGTCGATTTTTCATTGGATATCCGATGGCAATATAACAATACCGTTCAGATTTCCATTCGCGTTGTTGTTATGCAATAATATATATAATTATATTTATAGATGCAAGAGCACTTCAGACGAAATGGCATGATGCTCACGGCTGCCATATGTGCCGCTGACCACCTCTGACCGGCAAGCTTGCCGTCTCTACCCCGCATCCGGACGCTTTTCCAGCCATACGTTATTTTCCCCGATAAGGCGCCGCGCCTCGCTCAGCAGGGTATCGTTTGGGTCAACAACAAATTTGCGGGCTTTCATACGGACCGGCTTCTCCGCGCCGGATTTCACAAACAGCTGAATATTGGTCTGCCCCCGGTTGGCCTCAAAAACTGACGCAAGCTCTTCAAGCGCACCTTCAGCTATGTCAGCGGTATCGAGACTCAGACATAAGCGGATGGAGCCCTGATACTTGTCTCTGAGGTTCTCTATCCGGTCAATATTCCGGGCAATGATTTTCGGCGTTCCGTCCCTGACAGACACATTGCCCTCAACCACAACCAGATTATCCACCTGAATGAGATTCATCGACTTGTCATAGCAATCGGAAAAAATCAGTATCTCGGTACTTCCTTTTTCATCCTCCATGGTCACAAATGCGATGGGACGGCCCTTTTTGTCACGCGTATGGCGGGCAGCGGTGATAATCCCTGCGCATGTCACCGGATCACGTTCCGTCAGGCCGCTCAGCCCCTCTTCTCCCAGATAGTGGGAGCAAAACAGCGACACATCGTCCCGGAACCGGTCCAGCGGATGTCCGCTCAAAAAGAATCCGATCAGCTCCCGCTCCTGCTTGAGTTTCTCCATGTTTGACCATGGCTCCACTTCTCTCAGCTTCGGCTCCGACTCACTTATCTGATGCACGTCATTACCACCGCCAAACAGGCTGGTCTGATTGCGGCTCTTTTCGTCCTGCATCCGCGCCCCGTAACTCAGCGCATCTTCCATGCTTGCCATGAGCTGCGCCCGGTTACCGTGCAGCTCATCAAATGCCCCGGCCGCAACCAGGCTTTCAAGCATCTTGCGGTTGCAGGTCCGCAGATCCACCCGCGAAGTAAAATCGAAAATGCTGGTGAACGGACCGTTTTCCCTTCGCTCTTCTACAAAATGGGCAACGGCTGATGACCCGACCCCTTTGATCGCACTCAGACCATACTGTACCCGTCCCTCCTTCGCAGTAAAAAAGGCCTCACCGGAATTGATGTTGGGACGGTCAACGGGCACTCCGAGATGATAGCACTCCTCAATGAACTGCGACACTTTCTTGATGTCGTTCATGTTGTGGGTCAGTACCGCTGCCATGTACGAGGCCGGATAATTCGCCTTGAAATAGGCCGTGTGATACGCAACAACCGAATATGCCGCCGAGTGTGACTTGTTGAATCCGTAGCCGGCAAAAAAGGCCATCTTTTCGAAAACCTCATCGGCCGTTTTGTCATCCACATCCCGCTCTTTTGCCCCGGCCTTGAACTTCACCTTCATCTCGGCCATCTGGTCGACCTTCTTCTTGCCCATCGCCCGGCGCAGAATATCGGCTTCGCCCAGGGTAAATCCGCCCATCACCTGGGCCACCTTCATGATCTGCTCCTGGTAGACCATGATTCCGAATGTCGGTTTCAGCACATCCTCGAGCATCGGATGCGGATAAACCACCTCTTTGCGGCCATGCTTGCAGTCGATATACTCGGGGATGAACTGCATTGGCCCCGGCCGGTAAAGCGCGTTCATGGCGATGAGATCATCGATGCTGGTCGGTTTGAGTTCCCTGAGATATTTGCGCATTCCGTCGGACTCAAACTGGAATGTTCCGACCGTATCGCCGCGCTGATAGAGCTCAAACGTCTTCTGATCATCCAGGGGGATGTCATCGAGGTGATACTCCTTGCCCCAACTCTCCTTGACCAGATGGATCGCCGTTTTGAGTATGGACAGGGTCTTGAGTCCGAGAAAATCCATCTTCAGCAGTCCGCACATTTCCGAACTCGGCCCGTCGTACTGCGTCACCACATCCTTTTCCCTGGAAAGCGCCACAGGAACGTAGTTGTAGACCGTACCGGGTGCGATGATGACCCCCGCGGCATGAATCCCCGTCTGGCGCGGACACCCCTCCAGTGTCTTGGCAAAACTCATCATCTTCTGGATCTGCATGTCGGGATGTTCAAACAGCTCGCGGATCTCCTCTGCTGTGTCCGGATTGGCTTCCGGATTGACCACCTTGTCAAACGTGTCAAGTCCGGGTCGTTCGGGAAACAATTTGGCTATGCGGTTGACCTCGCCCAGCGGCACCCCCAGCACCCGTCCCACATCGCGGATGGCGGTCTTGGCTTTCATGGTGCCGTATGTCACAATTTGGGCCACATTTTCACGGCCGTATTTTTCGACGACGTAATCGATCAGCGCCTGGCGCCCCGAATCGTCAAAATCAATGTCAATGTCCGGCGGATTCACCCGCTCGGGGTTCAAAAACCGCTCAAAGAGCAGATCATAACGAAGCGGGTCGATGTTGATGATGCCGATACAGTAGGCCACAATGCTCCCGGCCGCCGATCCCCGTCCCGGCCCGACATACACCCCGCGGTTGCGCGCTTCGGTGGTAAACCCCTCAACAATCAGGAAGTATCCGGCAAAACCCATGTCCCGGATAATCTTGAGCTCCTGCTCAATGCGTTCGGTTATCTCACTTGTCAGCTCCCCGTACCGTGCCCGGGCCCCTTCATAGGTAACATGGCGCAGATAGTCATCCATGTCAGCAAACTTTTCGGGCACATTGAAATGCGGCAGCAGCAGCTCGGATTCAAGCTTTATGTCGTCGACTTTGTCAACAATCTCGATGGTGTTCTCCACCGATTCGGGCACATCGCTGAAAAGCTCCTTCATTTCGTCCGGCGTCTTCAGATAAAACTGCGGATTGAGCCGGTTCTGATCGTCTGTGAAGCGGAACCGGTTCGGGTCGTTGATGTCGGCATTGGTCTGAAGCGCCAGCAGGATGTCATGGGCCTCGGAGTCCTGCTTGTCAACATAATGCGAATCGTTGGTAGCGACCATCTTCACCCCGTACTCCTTGCTCCACCGGATGAGCACCTCGTTGCAGACATCCTGGTCGCGCAGGCCGTGACGCTGCAGCTCGATGTAGTAATCCTCGCCGAACAGATCCAGATACCACTCAAACAGACGGCGCGCTTCTGCTTCTCCGCTCTTGAGGATGGTCTGATTGATCTCACTCTGAATACAGCAGGTGGTGGCAATCAACCCGTCGGAATGTTCAGCCAGAGTTTTCCGGTCGATCCTGGGCTTGTAGTAAAATCCGTCTATATAGCCCAGCGAACTGAGACGCGCCAGATTGAAGTAGCCTGTTTTGTTTTTTGCCAGCAGCACCTGATGATACTGCTCCCGTGTCTCACGGTCGGACATGGTCTTCGGCGTGATATAAAATTCACAGCCGATGATCGGTTTGACCCCCTGCTTGTTCGCTTCGTTTACAAAACTGGGTACGCCGAACATGTTGCCGTGATCAGTGATGGCAATGCCCGGCATGCCGTGGTCAGCCGCCTTGCCGATCATCTTGGGAATAGCAGCGGCACCATCGAGCAGACTGAACTGGGAGTGGCAATGAAGATGGGAAAACTGGCACATAATATCTCTGTCTTATCCGGTTTTAAACCGAAAACTATCAATAAAACAGAACATATTCGGCCTTGATTTTTTGGTTTTTTTTTGAATCACAAATCCCTGTGGCTGAGGACCTCTCCGGACGGAAAATGCTCCGACAACATTTGGCGAACAAGGCGGCCGGCCACATCCTCCGAACTCCCGATCCTGCCCTCTTTCCAGGCATCGACGAAGTCCCGCACCATCGGAAAATCTTCTTCGCTGGTATCCCTGATAATTTCCTGCATTCCGGTTTCGATCCGGCCCGGATTGAATGCCATCGCCTCGATGGGGTACCGAACCTTCTGTTGCTCCAGTCCCACCGTGCGGGTAAACATATCGACACCGGCTTTTGTACTGCAGTAGTGGCTCCATCCGTAATAGGGCTTCTGTGCTGCTCCCGATGATATCATCACTACCCGCTTGACCATGCTGTACTCCTGAAACTGTCCGATAAAGGCGTGCGTCAGCAGCAGCGGCGATACAAAATTGAGTTCGAGGTTCTTTCGGTACGTTCTCAGGTCATACTTCCCGGCCGGCCCCATCGGATCAAGCATTCCCGCATTATTCACCAGGGCCAGAAGACCCGTTTTCTCCGGGGATATTCCCGATGCGATCTCCTGCATCAATTCGTCAAAGCCGTCCATATCGGTCAGGTCGCGGACGTAGGTGTGGACCATGGCGCCGCGTGACTCCAGTTCCAGCACCAGTTCGGACATATCGCTGCGGGCAATCAGATACAGCACAGTCTCTCTTTCCGCAAGTGCGAGGGCCAGGTCACGTCCGAACCCTTTTGAGGCACCAGTAATCACAATATGTTTCTGCTTTTTCATGTGTTTATAATTTATGATTCTGACGTCACATGTAGTACCCATGTTGGCTGCAATCATGCTTCTTTGTGACGATAAGTAGCCATGGATATTTCATAGTCAATTCCTGCCAGATGACGGATGTTTTAATGAAAGTTCATTCAGTTCTCAATATGCTCGCGGATAAACCGGTCCCAGGTTTCGGAATAACCGGGCTCTGACTGTATGAACCCGTCGTTGTGGCCGCCCCGCATTTCCAGCCAGGTTTTCGGCTCTCCGGCCAGCTCATAGAGCTTTTTACCATGATGATATGGAATGACATCATCCTGCGGACTGTGAGCGATCATCACCGGCATCGCAATGTCATCCAGGTGATTGCGTACTGGATACCGGATGGTCATTAATGCCCGGGCAGGAATAATCGGATAAAGTTCACCGGCAAGATCAGGTGCCGAAGTAAACGTCGACTCCAGCACGACCGCACCTGCGCTGACATTGCTGCCCAGCCAGGAAGCAATCCCTCCGCCCAGGGAGCGTCCGAACAGGATGATTTCATCGGGCGGAACATTCTGAACTTCCGTAAGAAAACGCCAGGCGGCTTCGGCATCCTTGTAGGTTCCCTTTTCAGACGGACTGCCTTCACTTTTGCCGTATCCCCGGTAGTCAAAAATAAATACATTCAGACCCAGTTCGCGGAATACCGAGATACTTTCCAGCCGGCCCGAAATATTTCCGGCATTTCCATGAAAAAAAAGTACGGTGCCGCGGCCGTTGCTTACCGGAATGTACCAGCCGTGAAGCCGGTAATCGTCATCGGTGTGCAGGTAAACATCCTCGTACTCCCAGCCCCGGTCTGCCGGTGTCATCACAATGCTCCTGGTCGGGAAATAGACAAAAGCCGATTGGAATATGTACATCAGCAGCAGCAACAGCAGATATCCGCCGGCCACAATACCAATAATCCATAAAAATGTTGATCCTGTCACAATACTCCGCTTAGCAGACATAATTTCACATTGCCCATACTCGCTCGGATTTCTGATTCAAAAATAGACAAACATTACATATCTGCAAATGCCACGCACAAATTGGCAGCAGCCGTGTGATTCGTTTAACTGCCTCAATCTGCCTTGTATTCTCTGAGGCAATGGTGGATGGCACCGCCGGAGTGCAGCCGGCTTTGATAGAGCCGGAAGCAGTTTACATCAAAAGTCACCTCAAAACGCGAAGCCTCCCCCTGCAGAAAGTCCTCCAGCACCGGAGCAAGCGGAGGCTTTTCATCCGGACGTTTTTTTTCACTTTGACGAACTCTGCCAAGCGTGATGTGGGGATGGAATGCTCTGTTCTGATAAGGAATGCCTGTCCGGAACAACTCTTCCTGCATGGTGTCATACAAATCCCCCATGACGGGATGATAGCGAACTCCGGCCCACAATACGTATGGAGACGATGGATTCGGAAAACAGCCGGTCCCCGAAAGGGTGATCTCAAACGGCCGGAAGGCAACATGAGTCAGCGCGTGGAGAACCCGGCGGGTCAGTGTCTTGTCCGTCTCGCCGATGAACCTCAGTGTCAGATGTATCTGCGACTCCGGTGTCTGACGGATATCCGGATGCTCCGGTTGGATGGAGGCAAGCTTTTCCCGTACATCATCCGGAATAGCAATGGCCGTAAAGAGACGCATCATAAACCTCAGTCCCGTACTTCAAATGTTTCGTAGCTTACATCAGGATCAACGGGATAGCGATCCACATGATCCACTTTTGCAAGCGGCGGGCCCTTTCGGCAGGCCGCTTCAACCGATCCGACATCCGAGTGCTTGCCCTGAAGCATGACTTCAACCGAACCGTCTTCACGGTTGCGGATCCACCCGGTCACGGACCGCTCATTTGCATGTTGATTGACGTAGTTTCGAAAACCTACGCCCTGAACACGGCCGTAGATATGTAATAAATGGGTTACAATATGACTCATGTCCTGAAAATATTGTAGATTATTCTGTTTTCCTAACAATTCCCGCACCCGGTCAGTTCTTGATGACTGCAGAACGGCAGTGACGGAAATGGAACGGACGACTGGCAATGACAATACATAATAACGCCGTAATATCTTAATACCGGCAAATGCATTCCACCGGATTTTCAGAATAGTGTTACAGGCTTCACCATGTTACTGAATATTTTATACACTTTTGCCGGCATTTTTCTTCTGTACATCGGGGCGGAAGTCCTCGTAAGGGGAAGTGTCGCCCTGTCGTGGAAGTTCAGAGTCACCACCATGCTTACCGGTTTGATTGTGGTGGGATTCGGAACAAGCAGTCCCGAACTCTTCGTCAGTCTTCAGGCGACACTTCAGGGAAGCGGCGAGATTGCAGCCGGCAATATCATCGGGTCGAATATCAGCAACCTGGCGCTGGTCATGGGGCTGGCCGCACTTGTTTTCCCTTTGCACGCCAGCGCACAGCTGCTTATCAGGGAAGTTCCTGTGATGATAGCGGTCTCCGTACTGCTTACCCTGCTCCTGCTGGGCGGTGTCCTGGGCCGCATGGAAGGCATTATTCTTCTTTTCGCTTTGATGATCTACCTTTTTATTACCATCCGGAGCAACCTCAAACCCGCTTTTGCAGAAGAACCCAAAGCTTTTTTCACTAAAAACACTCCGCTTCTGATCGTTGTTACACTCGCCGGACTTGCCGTACTGATCACCGGCGCCAGTCTGATGGTTTCGGGTGCATCCGGCATTGCACGCGACCTGGATATCGGTGAAGGCATTATCGGCCTGACAGTGGTGGCCATCGGGACCAGCCTGCCCGAACTGGCCACCGCCATTGTCGCCGCTGTTCGCAAACAGAGCGACCTTATATTAGGCGCCCTGATCGGTTCGAATATTCTGAATATCCTTTTTGTGCTTGGTGTCACTGCCACGGTCAGGCCCATCGTGCTTGTTGATATCATGGACCTGGACCTGCTGCTGATGACCCTGCTGGCCATCCTGATGGTTCCGGTCATCCGGACCGGCTATGTGGTAAGCCGCCTGGAGGGCGGACTCCTTTTTGCCGGCTATATGGTTTACATTGTCTGGCTGTTTATGCGATAACTGGTCGGGTTAGCAATTACAGGAGTACACCGGCACACTTTCGGTTTACACCTTCACCGGTATCACTGTTACGACTTCTCTGGTGTACCTGCCTTTACTCCTTCACCAGCACCACGCCGGAACCCGGAGGCATTTCCAGAGTGAGCTTCCCGGATGCGGACTGATGCTGGCTGATGCCGGTCTCACCGGCAGATACCTCAAGCTTTTTTAAATACTTTTCCGGATGCTCCGCGGATACCGACACACTGACTGCATCTTCCCCAAATGACGGCCGGCCGGACCTGACTGCTCGGGCAGTCTTCCCGCCGGACAGTTCCATGTTGCGGACGATCACCACTGCCTCCTTTTCACCGCTGCGCCGCCGGAATGCAAAGACGCCGTTCTCATCATCCGCTGACAGTACGGAAAAATCCCCGTACCTGATTGCCTCACTGTCGTTCCGCAGGTGAATCAACCGGCGGTAAAATGCGTGCAGGTCCCGGTCAAATTCCACCGTGTCATACTCTTTCCTCGGGGATCCGTCCGGCAATACCGCCTCGGGTTCATATTTATAGTCGGGCCACAGCATGGGCTTGCGGCAGCAGGGATCGTTGGCGCCCCACATCCCTGCCTCATCACCATAGTAGATCATCGGCGCGCCCGGAAAGGTGAACTGCACCAGCGCCATAAGCCGCTGCACCGTCCGCTCCTGCGCATCCGGCTTGCGGGTATCGAACTTGCCGTTTTCGGCCCGTGACCGGTTGAAGTAGTCCCACCATCGCCTGCCGCCGCCCAGATCACGGTTTACAATGCGCGATGCGAGCCGGTCGGTGTCGTGCGATCCCAGCAAATTCTGCATCACCTCCGGAACCGGCCACGGAAAGCCGGTGAGCAGCTCCTCCAGTTTTCCGCCGAACTCTGTTGCAGTCACCGGACTCTGAGTCCAGACAAAAAACTCATTGCAGGCAAACTGGAAATTGTAATTCATCACCGCGTCAAATTCATCCCCTTTCACATAAGGAAAGGTTTTGTCGATGGTATCAATGACCTCGCCCACCAGATAGGCATCCGGATTGATCGAACGGACATGTTTGCGCCAGGCCTTCCAGAACGGGTGCTTGACACAGAAAGCGACATCCAGACGCCACCCGTCGATGCCGCTGAACGTATCCCCGTTCCCGTAGGGATCCATCCATCGCCGGGTAATCTCGAAAATGTACTCCCGCGGCCCCTCAACGATACCGCGCCGGTCTTCCCGGAGCTCGGGCAGCTCATTGAATCCTTCCCAGGTGCGCACATTGAAACCGGACCGGAAGGGATGTGCCGGCTCACCGCGCCTGCGCTCATCAGCACCCCAGTCCGCACCTTTGTCATCATCCGCCCAGGACTCCACCGCTATCCAGTCACGAAACGGCGAATCCTGCTGCCGGACAAGTACATCCTGATAAACCCAGCTGTTCAGTCCCATGTGATTGAACACACCATCCAGAACAATATACATCCCGCGGCGATGCACCTCTTCAATCAGCATCAGCAGCTGTTCGTCTGCGCTGGTCCACTCCCAGGTTGAGGGATCGTGCGGAGTTTCGCGCGCAATGATCGCCCGGTCGCCGTCCGGATCCGGACCGAAGTTGGGGTCCACATGGTGGTATGTCGCACCATCATATTTATGGGCCGACGGCGCCTCGAAAACGGGATTTAGATAAAGCGCTCCGATACCGAGATCCTGCAGATAATCCAGCTGATCAATAATGCCCTGCAGATCGCCGCCGTACCGGCGCCGCTGCAGATTCAGCCACAAATTCTTGCCGTTTTCCTGTTCGTAGGGCTGCAGGCGGTACCAGTCTGATCCCCAGGGATGACGCTCCAGCGGTGATTTGTGGTCGTGCGGCCAGGCATTTTTCTGGTCGATGGCGCGCGGGGTGTTGTTCGGGTCGCCGTTGCGGAAACGCTCGGGCATGATCTGGTACCATACGATGCCCCGGGCCCAGCCGGGCACATCGATTTCAAGCTTTCTTTTTGCCATACTATAGAAAAATCAACTGAATGTGTTCTGTTTACTGTCTGCCGCCGGGACTGAATAACTTCTCGGCATAGGCTTCATCATCGTTATTCATCAGCATAGACAACATCCTCATTACTCCTCAGCATTGACAACATCCTCATTACTCCACAGCATAGACAACATCCTCAATACGGAAGTTCCGGACGTGCGAAGTGTCAATGCCGGCTGCGGCCGAATCTACCCTGAATTCCTGAAAAATGACACCCCGAATGGGTTTTTCTTCCAGTCCTCTGGCCAGAACGACTTTTTCGGCATTTCCGGCCGCTGCAATAAATACAAATAGTATCAGACTGACTTTTCGCATATTTTGTTCACTTTGATGTTACAGGGGTGGAATAATTTACGATATTCACAACGAAGTCTCTCAGGAATTTGTCATGCTTGATCACCTTGCCTACAACTGGTTTCTGCTGTTTTACAGTGTTCTGGGCCTGCTCCTTCTCATACAGGGAGTCATCTGGGCGTTAAACCCCGCTCCGTTTTATGACTATCTCAGGCAGGCCGCACGCTTGGAAAAACGTCCGCCCATGCTGCTTAAATCGGCGCGGTATGTTGCCCTCTTCGCAACGGCGTCGCTGGTGTTCGGGTTCCTGCAGCTCTCGGTTATCGACATCGTTTTTTCGATGGGACTTGCCGGACTGGCACTTTCCGTGCTGAGTTATCTTGCCCGATGGGACTACATGCGCCCGATTATTGCGGAACATCCCGAAGCGGTAAAGCGTTTTTTACGTCTCACCGGATATTTTTCAATATCCACGGCACTGGTTCTGGCCCTGCTTGTTTACCGGCTGCTGGTTTTCTGATGACCGACGGACCCTCCGATGAACCTTCAAAAAAGCGGATTTCACGGTTTTTATCTGCCCGATGCGGGCATTGCTCTTGACGGACCGCTTCCGGACGGGGGTGATGCTGTGTTCATCTCCCACGCCCACGCCGATCATGCTCCCCGCAACCGCGGTGCCGAAGTGTACGCTTCCCCCGCCACCGCCGCCCTCATCCGCGCACGCGGCCACAAGGGACCGGTAAACGAGGTTCCTTTCGGCGAGACCGTATCTTTTCCCCGCGCCGATGTCACACTTTATCCGGCCGGACACATCCTCGGGTCCGCCATGATTTACATCGTCTCGGACTCCGGATCGATGCTCTACACCGGCGACTGCCGGACACCCCCGTCCCCGACTTCTGAAGGATTTGAGCTTCCGGATGCGCCCGTTGACCACCTGGTCATCGAAGCTACTTTCGGCCTGCCCATCTACAAATGGGCTCCTCATGAACAGCTGTTTGCTCAGATACGCGATTTTGCCCGCAATGCGCTGAATGACGGGGCAACTCCGGTGCTGCTTTGCTATAACCTGGGGAAAGCACAGGAGGTGATGCATGCCCTTGCAGGCGCCTGTCCCGAAATGGCGGTTCAGATACACGGAGCGGGAGCGCCGCTGTGCCGCGTATACGAATCGTTCGGGATCAATCTGGGCCGATGGGAGCCCTATGACAAATCATCGGTGCCCGGAAAGGCGCTGATCACACCCGCATCCACCGCCGACACTGCGATGGTTCAGAATATCCGCAACGCCCGCATCGCCTATGTCTCCGGATGGGCATCGCTCGAAGCGCGCGCCTCCCAGCTTCTGGCCGATGCGCTGATTCCGCTTTCCGATCACCTCGACTTTTTCGAACTCCTCGATACCTGCCGGAAATGCAATCCCGGACATGTTTATCTGACCCACAGTCCCAATCCGGATGTTGCCCTCCATTTCCTGGAACAGGAAGGGTTTTCGTGCAGCAGCCTTGATCTGGAGATGATCGATGACGGATAGCGGCCGGACATATCACGGGCACAAACCGGCTTCGGAGCCGTGCGGTAACGGTCCACGCTCCCGGGACAACAGCTTTGAGCGGTTTTGCCGGGTTCTCTTGGAAATCATGCGGACCCGTTCCGGCCGCAGGAAAATTGCGCTGTTTTCAGACTACCTCTCCTCCCTTGGCGATGAAGACGATATCGATCGTGCCGTTCGGTTTGTCGGTGAAGGTGCCTTTTCCACCATTTCGGGCAGACGGGCCTCCGTCGGACACCGCACCGTTGCCCTCACGGCTGCGTCATTTTGTGATGTTGATTACGACAAGGTGTTCCGCCCCTGCCGTACCGCCACCGGCAGCGCCTCGGAAACCATTGAAAAGCTTATGGCCAACCTGCCCGCAGCCATCGAAAAGCGGCAGCCGGCGGGCATCACCCTGGCCGAACTTGAGCAGATTTTCGGGTCACTCGCCGGAGCCGGCCGCCGGGAGGAAAAACAGCGGCTGCTGACCGATGCCTGGAAACGCATGTCACCTCCGGAAATCCGGTTCATGATCAGGATCATGAGTCAGGGGTCGCTGCGGATCGGCTTTGAGCTTCGAAGCATTTTGTCCGCCATCGCCCGGGCCTGCGGGACGGATGCCGATGAAGTCCGGCGGGTGCATATGCTTTCCGGGAGTATCGGACACGCAGCACTGCTTGCCTTCCGGAACGATCTTTCAAGTGCGTCTTTCCAAATGTATCAGCCGGTAGCTTTCATGCTGGCTTCTCCGCTGGAAAGCCGGTCACTGTCCAAACCCGAAGATTACGTTGCCGAAGAAAAATTCGACGGGATGCGCGCCCAGGCACACATCGGGCCGGATAAGGCAATGCTGTTTTCAAGGGACCTGAATG
Proteins encoded:
- a CDS encoding MBL fold metallo-hydrolase, whose protein sequence is MNLQKSGFHGFYLPDAGIALDGPLPDGGDAVFISHAHADHAPRNRGAEVYASPATAALIRARGHKGPVNEVPFGETVSFPRADVTLYPAGHILGSAMIYIVSDSGSMLYTGDCRTPPSPTSEGFELPDAPVDHLVIEATFGLPIYKWAPHEQLFAQIRDFARNALNDGATPVLLCYNLGKAQEVMHALAGACPEMAVQIHGAGAPLCRVYESFGINLGRWEPYDKSSVPGKALITPASTADTAMVQNIRNARIAYVSGWASLEARASQLLADALIPLSDHLDFFELLDTCRKCNPGHVYLTHSPNPDVALHFLEQEGFSCSSLDLEMIDDG